The sequence below is a genomic window from Flavobacterium keumense.
GTATTTTAGCTTTTCAATTGTATTAAAAATGAAAAACGGTATCACACTTTTTTTAGTAGCTTTTATTTCTTTGGCACAAGCTCAAACTAAAAAACTACCTTTATTAATAGGTACTTATACCAATAGTTGTGACAGTAAAGGAATTTACGTGTACGATTTTGATACCAATACGGGTGATTTTGTATTCAAAAATGCGACTGATAAGGTATTTAATCCAAGTTATTTGGCACTTTCTAAAGATCAAAAGATAGTATACTCGGTTAATGAGAATGGAGCCGAAAGTACGGTAAGCTCGTTTCAATTTGATGCAGTGAGTGGAAAATTAACGAATTTGAACCAGCAAAAGGCGCAAGGTGCCGACCCATGCTATATTATCAATGACGATACGAATGTGATTGTAGCCAATTATTCGGGAGGAAATATTGCTGTTTTTGGCAAAAAATCGAATGGTAGTTTGTCTGCCATTAAACAAGAAGTACAACACAAAGGAAAAGGAGTTCATCCTCGCCAAGAAAGCGCACACGTACACATGGTGTATTTTTCGCCAGATAAAAAACACGTACTAAGTACTGATTTAGGAACTGATACTGTTTATTTGTACGAATACCATCCAAATTCAGCTACCAGTGTCTTGAAATTGAAAAGTACCATTTCATTACAAGCGGGTAGTGGACCACGACATTTAACTTTTAGCAAAGACGGTAAAAAGGTGTATGTATTGCAAGAATTAAACGGCGCTTTGTCGGTTTTTAATTTTATCAATGGGAAGTTGAATGCAATCCAAGAAACCACTATTTTAGCGAAAGACTTTAAAGGTAATTTTACAGGAGCCGATATTCATATTTCACCTGACGGAAAATTTTTGTATGCTTCGAATAGAGGAGAAGCCAATACCATTTCGATTTTTAAAATCCTAAAAAATGGGCAGTTACAGCCACAATCAGTGGTTTCTACTTTAGGGAAAGGACCTCGTAATTTTGTTATTGACCCCACAGGTAGGTTTCTTTTAGTAGCGCATCAATACTCAAATGAAGTAGTTGTTTTTAAAAGAAATGCGGTCTCGGGAGCTATAACTGATTCAGGTAAACGCCTAGAATTATGCTCACCGGTCTGCCTGGTGTTTGGGAAATAATATTAGATTTACGATATACGATATGCGATTTTCGAAAAGAGTAAATAAGATACTATTATTTTTTCTTCTTTTTCTGCGCTCTGGTTTTGAGCATGTTTCGATTGACAGAACCGTGTGTTTTCTTCTTGGTTTTAGAAGGTCCACCTAGGTTGATTTTGGTATTCTTTTTGGCTTTTTCATGAAAAGCACCTTCTCCTTCTAATTTGACTTTTTTCATTAAAAATTTCACCGGTTGGCGGTCTTTTTCAGGGCCAATTAATTTGATTGAAACTTCAACTTCTTCTGGAAAAGGAGTGATTTCCAGTTCAGTATTCATTAATACTTCAACTTCTATGAATGATTCCTCTTCGCGAGGTGCTACAAAACTAATAGAAGTTCCTTCGGCATCGGCACGACCGGTACGTCCAATACGGTGCATGTACAATTCAGGTAGTTCTGGCATTTCGAAGTTGATGACGTGTGTAATATTGGAAATATCCAAACCTCTCGCCATAATATCAGTCGTAATTAATCCGCGTAAATTGCCTTCTTGAAACTCTGCCATCGTATTCAAACGGTAGTTTTGTGACTTGTTGGAGTGAATTACTCCAAACTGTCCTTCAAACGCTTCTTCAATACTTTCAAAAAGTAGATCCGATATTTTTTTATTGTTTACAAAAACCAAAACACGGCTCATCGTTTGATCTGTAGTCAATAAATGTTTCAGCAAATTGACTTTGGTATTGAAATTTGGAACTTGGT
It includes:
- a CDS encoding DEAD/DEAH box helicase, whose product is MSTFEQFNLPKSLQKAIDELGFTTPTPIQEKSFSVIMSGRDMMGIAQTGTGKTFAYLLPLLKLYKFTNTNTPKIVILVPTRELVVQVVEEVEKLTKYMSVKTLGIYGGVNINTQKKAVYEGVDILVGTPGRTMDLALDAVVRFDETQKLVIDEFDEMLNLGFRPQLTALLAMMKTKRQNILFSATMTEEVDDVLNDFFDYPEEVTLSASGTPLEKITQITYQVPNFNTKVNLLKHLLTTDQTMSRVLVFVNNKKISDLLFESIEEAFEGQFGVIHSNKSQNYRLNTMAEFQEGNLRGLITTDIMARGLDISNITHVINFEMPELPELYMHRIGRTGRADAEGTSISFVAPREEESFIEVEVLMNTELEITPFPEEVEVSIKLIGPEKDRQPVKFLMKKVKLEGEGAFHEKAKKNTKINLGGPSKTKKKTHGSVNRNMLKTRAQKKKKK
- a CDS encoding lactonase family protein, producing MKNGITLFLVAFISLAQAQTKKLPLLIGTYTNSCDSKGIYVYDFDTNTGDFVFKNATDKVFNPSYLALSKDQKIVYSVNENGAESTVSSFQFDAVSGKLTNLNQQKAQGADPCYIINDDTNVIVANYSGGNIAVFGKKSNGSLSAIKQEVQHKGKGVHPRQESAHVHMVYFSPDKKHVLSTDLGTDTVYLYEYHPNSATSVLKLKSTISLQAGSGPRHLTFSKDGKKVYVLQELNGALSVFNFINGKLNAIQETTILAKDFKGNFTGADIHISPDGKFLYASNRGEANTISIFKILKNGQLQPQSVVSTLGKGPRNFVIDPTGRFLLVAHQYSNEVVVFKRNAVSGAITDSGKRLELCSPVCLVFGK